A genomic stretch from Sphingobacterium sp. ML3W includes:
- a CDS encoding RagB/SusD family nutrient uptake outer membrane protein: MKKLLIAIVMLGILSSCEKFLNVNPTDKAYEEDLLTDRSGFNAALAGVYETLNTDTLYGREMKYGFMESLVGSYNVTNSAHKYYRPFRYEYNYDEPKKMIDNIWARFYQCINQTNIILGNVDRIKNDSYYNLVRGEAIGLRAFCHFQLLKLFGPSIPSEGVEAKAIPYRTAVVYSATKFSSAAEVIALLEKDLSEARALLDKDPIRSNARDANLNQFAYEQYNSLIDYRGIRMNYYAIVALQSMVAQWKGDLVSAGKYAEEIITELKTTQSIRMALSGEIGSVGNTRMPMENIFALFSSRLGAKVSTVFAQADATTTSSTSPLLFPNYTWLRTNLYNSTVHGSLNDARLAGWFVQPNTSYPWKLSKYLFDQTKLPSDANYRPLYESKVIGLHTIYMIAAENYASTSPAKAMEYLNLVRNTRNITTDLALSADMTTQKIRDLLFDEMRKENIGEGYLFTEYKRLFRPIDRATLVQPKNEIFRLPIPADELLYNPQN; this comes from the coding sequence ATGAAAAAGTTACTAATTGCCATCGTGATGCTCGGCATATTGTCAAGCTGCGAAAAGTTCTTAAATGTAAACCCTACGGATAAGGCCTATGAAGAAGATCTGCTCACTGATCGTTCAGGTTTCAATGCGGCGCTGGCGGGTGTATACGAAACATTAAATACGGATACGCTGTATGGTCGGGAGATGAAATATGGTTTTATGGAAAGTCTGGTGGGATCATATAATGTGACCAATTCGGCCCATAAATATTATCGACCCTTTCGTTATGAGTATAATTACGATGAGCCCAAGAAAATGATCGATAACATCTGGGCGAGATTTTATCAGTGTATCAATCAGACGAATATTATTCTGGGAAATGTAGACCGTATAAAAAATGACAGCTACTACAACCTCGTGCGTGGTGAGGCTATTGGACTGCGGGCCTTCTGTCATTTTCAGCTGTTAAAATTGTTTGGACCATCCATTCCGAGTGAAGGGGTTGAGGCGAAAGCGATTCCTTATCGGACTGCGGTCGTCTATTCGGCTACTAAATTTTCTTCCGCAGCAGAGGTGATCGCTTTATTGGAAAAAGATCTGTCCGAGGCCCGTGCTTTACTGGATAAAGATCCTATTCGGTCAAATGCGCGTGATGCCAATTTAAACCAATTTGCCTATGAGCAATACAATAGTCTGATTGATTACAGGGGGATCCGAATGAATTATTACGCTATTGTTGCGTTACAGTCCATGGTGGCACAGTGGAAAGGTGATCTGGTCAGCGCCGGAAAATATGCGGAAGAGATTATTACTGAACTGAAGACAACACAAAGTATTCGAATGGCACTCTCTGGTGAAATTGGATCTGTAGGAAATACACGTATGCCCATGGAAAATATTTTTGCCTTGTTCTCCAGTAGGTTAGGTGCGAAGGTGAGCACTGTTTTTGCTCAGGCGGACGCGACAACAACAAGCTCAACTTCACCGCTTTTATTTCCCAACTATACTTGGTTGCGAACAAATCTCTACAATAGTACAGTCCATGGCTCATTGAACGATGCACGTCTCGCAGGCTGGTTTGTACAACCCAATACATCCTATCCCTGGAAGTTGTCCAAGTACCTATTTGATCAGACTAAGCTGCCTTCAGATGCGAATTACAGACCTTTGTATGAAAGCAAAGTAATCGGCTTACATACAATCTATATGATCGCCGCTGAAAACTATGCTTCAACTAGCCCAGCCAAAGCAATGGAATATCTAAACCTTGTTCGTAACACAAGAAATATTACCACGGATCTTGCACTGAGCGCGGATATGACCACACAAAAGATTAGGGATCTATTGTTTGACGAAATGCGTAAGGAAAATATTGGCGAGGGATATTTATTTACAGAGTATAAACGTCTCTTTCGGCCGATAGATCGAGCCACATTGGTGCAGCCTAAAAATGAAATTTTCAGACTACCGATCCCAGCGGATGAATTGTTGTATAATCCTCAAAATTAA
- a CDS encoding TlpA disulfide reductase family protein, whose translation MNIKLITMAIPLLLLGSQATFGQLAAKKGITQDELYKHLNELFQKNTEESKAEVLKEADFLAKSKQEEDQLLAGRIYTGLEKNDKAEAIKKGINKKFPKGITARNEAFGKLFEKNELTAAQAEAEYIRLSKQFPESSYDEKNRGVYGFAMGTVAQQYAKEKNLDKVNSYLDQLKSTSNYTNAVFAIGRELNQQKEYAFAQKTLEPVYLNLSQQKTEGQKGNTGRQYLGGISLQYAEALLGNQQVDRALEILAKVQRELPSETAAIAYAKALAAKGRSLDAFQLLETEVIKNGKEPELMAELLPLYSKLNNSLSDTTTYLRDLNGRIDEMLVSKLKSEMVKKEAAQFSLVDRSGKEVSLASMKGKVVVLDFWATWCGPCKMSFPGMQAAVDKYANDPDVAFLFINTWQKEENYKELVNNFISENKYSFHVLFDEMKERDKSVVTTYGVKGIPTKVIIDKDGFIRFQSSGGGADVEKIVHEISTKIELARKG comes from the coding sequence ATGAACATAAAGTTAATAACAATGGCGATTCCCCTGTTGCTTTTGGGAAGTCAAGCTACTTTCGGACAACTGGCAGCAAAAAAGGGGATTACGCAGGACGAACTGTACAAACATCTGAATGAATTATTCCAAAAGAATACAGAGGAGTCGAAAGCAGAGGTTTTGAAAGAGGCCGATTTTTTAGCGAAATCGAAACAGGAAGAAGACCAGCTGCTCGCTGGACGAATCTATACTGGCCTGGAAAAAAATGATAAGGCAGAAGCCATAAAAAAAGGCATCAACAAAAAATTTCCCAAAGGAATAACGGCCCGAAACGAAGCCTTTGGCAAGCTGTTTGAAAAAAATGAACTGACAGCTGCGCAAGCAGAGGCGGAGTATATTCGTTTAAGCAAGCAATTTCCCGAAAGCAGTTACGATGAGAAAAACAGGGGAGTATACGGATTTGCCATGGGGACCGTCGCTCAGCAGTATGCAAAGGAGAAAAACCTTGATAAGGTGAACAGTTACTTAGATCAGCTGAAATCCACATCCAATTATACAAATGCTGTTTTCGCCATTGGCCGAGAGTTAAACCAGCAAAAGGAATATGCCTTCGCGCAAAAAACACTGGAACCAGTTTATCTTAATCTCAGCCAACAAAAAACTGAAGGTCAAAAAGGAAATACAGGACGGCAATATCTGGGTGGTATTAGTCTACAATATGCGGAGGCCTTGTTAGGCAATCAACAAGTGGACAGAGCGCTGGAGATATTGGCGAAAGTGCAGCGAGAATTACCATCGGAAACGGCGGCCATAGCTTATGCCAAAGCTTTGGCCGCGAAAGGAAGGTCTTTAGATGCTTTTCAGCTCCTGGAGACCGAAGTTATTAAGAATGGAAAAGAACCTGAATTAATGGCCGAATTGCTGCCCTTGTATAGCAAATTGAACAATAGCCTATCGGATACGACTACTTATCTTAGAGACTTAAACGGGCGCATTGATGAAATGCTGGTTTCAAAATTGAAATCTGAGATGGTCAAAAAAGAGGCCGCACAATTCTCACTTGTAGATCGTTCTGGTAAAGAAGTTTCCTTGGCAAGTATGAAAGGTAAGGTTGTAGTACTTGATTTCTGGGCAACCTGGTGTGGTCCTTGCAAAATGTCCTTTCCTGGAATGCAAGCTGCGGTAGACAAATATGCAAATGATCCTGATGTAGCCTTTTTATTTATCAACACATGGCAGAAAGAGGAGAACTATAAAGAGTTGGTCAATAATTTTATCAGCGAAAATAAATATAGTTTCCATGTTTTATTTGATGAAATGAAAGAGCGGGATAAGTCTGTTGTTACCACATATGGCGTCAAAGGTATCCCTACTAAGGTTATTATCGATAAAGACGGTTTCATCCGTTTTCAATCTTCGGGTGGAGGAGCTGACGTGGAAAAAATTGTTCATGAAATCTCAACGAAGATCGAACTCGCAAGAAAGGGATAA
- a CDS encoding PKD-like family lipoprotein: protein MNLKNLTYILFLAILLFEGCSKDLGNYDYKDVNTIAIAGLLDNSHPTGRIYEVPFNDTVRLNPTVSGSLSGNDTSALIFEWKVDSVTVSKTKNLFYVANKRYGKISAEFHVTDKSTGTTTSYNCFLNIVNPYKWGYYVLTQNKAKDASLYCLSSITKKSSFDQVLLSKLDKLGKNPLSISGTKKYGASSSDFYNVLTIGIQDAVNPVVVIDSREFVPTLLYNSSSYVGGGDFVFRPTQVQTDLYNEVVYAVNKGKFHVLRKGTIALPAFINDPTDYKIAPNGVATPLGNGSYFMSIYDENNKRVRVWDNGVTGNEYAYVNDYKEIAGQELMNGKTFLACSYANIPSINHIYLFRQDNQLYSYRLDYGADYKPKAFSQLGTAAVPTSSQIGYVYFDGRTSRWYMAAGKTIYMASYLGVEFQKYVQLPSDASGNIVKFKILDGKLMIATNDPAADKPGSIYIYNANTMVLEQAHKHVIDEIVDLHLGILVE, encoded by the coding sequence ATGAACTTAAAAAATCTAACCTATATTCTATTCCTGGCGATTCTTCTATTTGAAGGCTGCTCCAAGGATTTGGGCAATTATGATTACAAAGATGTGAACACCATTGCGATCGCCGGTTTATTGGATAATAGTCATCCTACGGGACGGATCTATGAAGTTCCTTTTAACGATACCGTTCGATTGAATCCTACGGTCTCGGGCTCATTATCAGGCAATGATACCAGTGCACTGATTTTTGAATGGAAGGTAGATTCCGTAACGGTGAGCAAGACGAAAAATCTTTTCTATGTAGCGAACAAACGCTATGGGAAGATTTCAGCCGAGTTTCATGTCACAGATAAATCAACGGGTACCACAACAAGCTACAATTGCTTTTTGAATATTGTGAACCCCTATAAATGGGGCTACTATGTTTTGACACAGAATAAAGCGAAAGATGCTTCGCTCTATTGCCTATCCAGTATTACTAAAAAATCCTCGTTTGATCAGGTCCTATTGTCCAAATTGGATAAGTTGGGAAAAAATCCTTTGTCCATCAGCGGAACGAAAAAATACGGTGCCTCGTCTTCGGATTTCTATAATGTATTGACTATTGGTATTCAGGATGCAGTCAATCCCGTGGTGGTCATTGATTCCCGCGAGTTTGTTCCCACTTTATTGTACAATTCGTCAAGTTATGTGGGGGGTGGGGATTTTGTGTTCCGCCCCACTCAGGTACAGACGGATCTATATAATGAGGTGGTCTACGCGGTCAATAAAGGTAAATTCCATGTGTTAAGGAAAGGTACAATCGCGCTTCCGGCATTTATCAATGATCCCACGGATTATAAAATAGCTCCAAATGGGGTTGCTACACCGCTTGGGAACGGCAGTTATTTTATGAGTATATACGACGAAAATAATAAAAGAGTGCGTGTATGGGATAATGGGGTGACCGGGAATGAATATGCTTATGTAAATGACTATAAGGAAATCGCGGGTCAGGAATTGATGAACGGGAAAACATTCCTGGCCTGTAGCTATGCCAACATCCCGTCGATCAACCATATTTATCTCTTCAGACAGGATAATCAATTGTATTCCTATCGTTTGGATTATGGTGCGGATTATAAACCAAAAGCTTTCAGTCAGTTGGGAACTGCCGCAGTGCCCACATCCAGTCAAATCGGTTATGTTTATTTTGACGGGCGTACAAGCCGATGGTATATGGCGGCGGGCAAGACGATTTATATGGCCTCTTACCTGGGTGTAGAATTCCAAAAATATGTGCAACTGCCATCGGATGCAAGTGGGAATATCGTCAAGTTTAAGATCCTGGATGGGAAATTAATGATTGCTACAAACGATCCAGCTGCTGATAAACCTGGCTCGATCTACATCTACAATGCCAATACCATGGTATTGGAACAGGCTCACAAGCATGTTATTGATGAAATCGTCGATCTGCATTTAGGCATACTGGTAGAATAA
- a CDS encoding DUF4843 domain-containing protein produces the protein MKRYILLFCATVILSACNKNDNMLQFDAKQSYIYFAYPNANTRAAEKYIDSIYYGFALDADLQRKEKTIAVPIAVGGESSSNNRTYAYIVEDSSSYEPNTVKFSSPVINANNFVDTLFITFQRSIKMKTKPTVLYLRLAGNNEFVPGNLYNQKIKVVVDDILNEPKWWNTWKNYFGPYQKEIFQQWMQIYYLGADPSPDLTTAAPGPIYYWNNMPTSAYASWYPVTFNYIQVLKQYFIDHQVYPDGDITKERIQLP, from the coding sequence ATGAAAAGATATATTTTGCTTTTTTGTGCTACTGTGATCTTGAGTGCATGTAACAAAAATGACAACATGCTTCAGTTTGATGCTAAGCAGAGCTATATTTATTTTGCCTATCCAAATGCCAATACCCGGGCGGCAGAAAAATACATTGACAGTATTTATTATGGTTTTGCGCTGGATGCCGATCTGCAGCGTAAGGAAAAAACAATTGCGGTGCCTATTGCTGTGGGCGGGGAGTCAAGCTCCAATAACCGTACCTATGCTTACATCGTGGAAGACTCTTCCAGCTATGAACCCAATACGGTGAAATTCTCTTCCCCAGTGATTAATGCAAATAACTTTGTGGATACACTGTTTATCACATTCCAGCGCTCCATTAAGATGAAGACCAAACCTACAGTACTCTATTTGCGGTTGGCGGGAAATAATGAATTTGTTCCGGGTAACCTGTACAATCAGAAAATAAAAGTTGTCGTTGATGACATTCTGAATGAGCCTAAATGGTGGAATACCTGGAAGAATTATTTCGGACCCTATCAAAAAGAAATATTTCAGCAATGGATGCAGATCTACTATCTCGGAGCGGATCCATCACCAGACCTTACTACGGCAGCACCGGGACCAATATATTATTGGAACAATATGCCTACCTCGGCTTATGCCAGTTGGTATCCAGTGACATTTAACTATATCCAGGTGCTCAAGCAGTATTTTATCGACCATCAGGTTTATCCGGATGGCGATATTACGAAAGAACGAATTCAATTACCTTAA
- a CDS encoding SusC/RagA family TonB-linked outer membrane protein, with protein sequence MKMKVYHFEKRMAATGLPKDVGKCLSRLMLSGLLLSGFVGTAVAQRITLKESKSSMYSVLEKIRKQANVDLIGDLASLKGSKPISIQVKDKDIEQVLREIAAGQDVDLIFRNNTILVRRKESLPNKTNNDQYGKHRHQATEQRQIRVEGRVRDAGGKPLAGVSIKILGGTRNGVLSGENGQFYVVVNEPLELIFSMIGYETQQVKVASGAPLQVIMRQVENKIDETVVTGYTRVRRDNFTGAATMVTRQELEKFNSTNIFTVLQALDPSFKVDERVNAGSNPNVMPQINIRGVSSVGEYAVNAPLIIMDGFEVPITTLYDIDVNRIETISILKDASSTSLYGSRGGNGVVVIETRLPKDGKFTVTYDMKPSVSMVDLSDYNLMNAAEKLQYEKLADLYTSKSGDAAWDLIQQEHYNNLLTKREQDVLGGVNTYWLKQPVRNTLSINHSLRMEGGGNGVRYSLEGGYFDNKGVMKESGRTRGNAGFTLIYRIPNVITFRNVATYLYTKAYDSPYGNFDTYTKLNPYEKIYDEQGKYNIRFGELGRWYSWGETMFNPLYNAGLGFRSDQVSQTLQNNMSIEWFALPKLIVRASGTIVRISADIDKYKSPFHTDYTNITDANLKGAYTFGNQNFTKYEGKVDLQYSNKFGKHQLVANAVAEIRKQNTVGNLNTVTGYVDDRFMTPQMALQYATGSLPESTSLPVRSVGFLGSLFYTYDNKYNVSGTLRSDGASIYGSQNRFGTFWSAGFSYNMHNEEWFKNDFLTRLRWYLNAGTSSTVSDFNVGMVSTSYNFLSGRNYYNQYAAIYSGQGNPAVRWPEQQQRSVGAEFGIKGDFLKIDVSFYDRVTNRMISTVNVAPSFGFYQNKFFQNLGKVQNKGFEVMANMRLLSNPAKDFSWYLSLGAVQNRSKLKEISNELRTLNESLVKKDGKGNVIQPSQYYQQGQSLGVIRAVPSLGIDPANGRELYRDRNGNVTYVWDANNQQVVGNTEATLYGNVGTSVNFKGLSVQIIGNYSLGGDIYNQTLMDKIENNIAYQNADRRVLEERWKQPGDLTKYKAIGDQSFTQPSSRFIQTESYLRFSTININYSFSNEILKRYKLERLRLNFSMNDMFRWSTVRMERGISYPYAREFNFGVMVQF encoded by the coding sequence ATGAAAATGAAAGTTTACCATTTTGAAAAAAGAATGGCGGCTACCGGTTTGCCCAAAGATGTCGGTAAATGTTTGTCGAGATTGATGCTGAGCGGATTACTTTTATCGGGCTTTGTGGGGACGGCCGTGGCGCAGCGTATTACACTCAAAGAAAGCAAAAGCTCCATGTATTCGGTCCTAGAGAAGATCCGGAAACAGGCGAATGTAGATCTGATCGGTGATTTGGCCTCACTTAAAGGCAGTAAGCCGATCAGTATTCAGGTGAAAGACAAAGATATCGAGCAGGTGTTACGGGAAATTGCTGCAGGGCAGGATGTCGATTTAATTTTTCGCAACAATACCATTTTGGTACGTAGGAAAGAATCATTGCCAAATAAAACAAACAATGACCAGTACGGCAAACACAGACATCAAGCAACAGAACAGCGTCAGATACGGGTAGAAGGGCGTGTACGGGATGCGGGGGGGAAGCCTTTGGCCGGGGTCTCCATTAAAATTTTGGGAGGTACGCGTAATGGTGTTTTATCTGGAGAAAATGGCCAGTTTTATGTTGTTGTCAATGAACCGCTGGAACTGATATTTTCGATGATAGGCTATGAAACTCAGCAGGTCAAAGTAGCATCGGGTGCGCCGCTACAAGTGATTATGCGTCAGGTCGAGAATAAAATTGATGAAACGGTAGTGACGGGATACACGCGGGTGCGCCGCGATAATTTTACAGGAGCGGCGACGATGGTGACCCGACAGGAACTGGAAAAGTTCAATTCCACAAACATCTTTACGGTACTGCAGGCTTTGGATCCTTCTTTTAAGGTAGACGAACGGGTAAATGCGGGTTCCAATCCCAACGTGATGCCACAGATTAATATTCGGGGGGTCTCCAGTGTAGGGGAATATGCCGTCAATGCACCATTGATTATCATGGATGGTTTTGAAGTGCCGATTACTACTTTGTACGACATTGATGTTAACCGCATTGAAACAATTTCCATTTTAAAGGATGCGAGTTCCACGAGTTTGTATGGCTCCCGTGGTGGGAATGGGGTGGTTGTTATTGAAACCAGATTGCCCAAAGACGGTAAATTTACCGTGACTTATGATATGAAACCATCAGTGTCCATGGTCGACCTTTCGGATTATAACCTCATGAATGCCGCGGAGAAACTGCAGTATGAAAAGCTGGCGGATTTATATACATCAAAAAGCGGCGATGCAGCATGGGACCTGATTCAGCAGGAGCATTATAATAATCTACTGACCAAACGTGAACAGGACGTGTTGGGCGGAGTGAATACCTATTGGTTGAAGCAGCCGGTGCGAAATACACTCTCCATCAATCATAGCCTGCGGATGGAAGGCGGGGGAAATGGCGTGCGTTATAGCCTTGAAGGTGGTTATTTTGATAACAAAGGCGTTATGAAAGAGTCGGGGAGAACACGTGGAAATGCGGGTTTTACGCTGATTTATCGGATACCAAATGTCATTACGTTCCGCAATGTGGCTACTTATCTTTATACGAAAGCATACGATAGTCCGTACGGGAATTTCGATACCTACACCAAACTCAATCCCTATGAGAAAATTTATGATGAGCAGGGAAAGTACAACATCCGCTTTGGGGAACTGGGGCGGTGGTATAGTTGGGGGGAAACAATGTTTAACCCGCTCTATAACGCGGGGCTTGGTTTCCGCAGTGATCAAGTAAGCCAAACCTTGCAGAACAATATGTCTATTGAATGGTTTGCGTTGCCCAAATTGATTGTGAGGGCTTCTGGGACTATTGTCAGGATAAGCGCCGATATAGACAAGTATAAATCACCATTTCATACGGATTACACCAATATTACAGATGCTAATCTGAAAGGTGCCTATACTTTTGGAAACCAGAATTTCACCAAATACGAAGGAAAAGTAGATCTGCAATATTCCAATAAATTCGGCAAACATCAATTGGTGGCCAATGCCGTCGCTGAGATTCGAAAGCAGAATACCGTCGGAAATCTGAATACAGTGACAGGCTATGTGGATGATCGTTTTATGACGCCGCAAATGGCTTTGCAATATGCGACCGGGTCACTGCCTGAGTCAACGTCGTTGCCTGTGCGGTCTGTCGGATTTTTGGGTTCCTTGTTCTATACATACGACAATAAATATAATGTCAGTGGTACACTGCGTTCAGATGGTGCCTCGATCTATGGCAGTCAAAATCGTTTTGGAACTTTTTGGAGCGCAGGATTTTCCTATAATATGCATAACGAGGAATGGTTTAAAAATGATTTTTTGACAAGATTACGCTGGTATCTGAATGCGGGTACCTCGAGTACAGTCAGTGATTTTAATGTAGGCATGGTGAGCACATCGTACAACTTTTTGTCGGGTCGTAATTATTACAATCAATATGCCGCAATCTATAGCGGTCAGGGAAATCCGGCAGTTCGTTGGCCTGAACAGCAGCAAAGGAGCGTAGGGGCGGAATTTGGCATCAAAGGTGATTTTCTGAAAATTGATGTTTCATTTTATGACCGGGTTACCAACCGGATGATTTCCACGGTCAACGTGGCCCCTTCTTTCGGGTTCTATCAGAATAAATTTTTTCAGAACCTCGGAAAGGTACAGAACAAAGGTTTTGAGGTCATGGCCAACATGCGGCTACTCAGTAATCCTGCAAAAGATTTTAGCTGGTACCTTTCGCTCGGCGCTGTACAGAATAGGAGTAAATTGAAAGAAATATCCAACGAACTGCGCACACTTAATGAGTCGTTGGTCAAGAAAGACGGCAAAGGAAACGTCATACAGCCGTCGCAATATTATCAGCAAGGACAGTCCCTCGGCGTTATCCGTGCGGTACCTTCCCTAGGGATAGATCCGGCCAATGGACGTGAATTGTACCGGGATCGGAATGGTAATGTTACCTATGTTTGGGATGCCAATAATCAACAGGTCGTTGGTAATACCGAGGCAACCTTATACGGTAATGTTGGTACTTCGGTCAACTTCAAAGGACTATCAGTGCAAATTATTGGTAACTATTCCTTAGGCGGGGATATTTACAATCAGACACTGATGGATAAGATCGAAAATAATATCGCTTATCAAAATGCGGACCGCCGTGTATTGGAAGAACGATGGAAACAGCCTGGTGATCTGACGAAATACAAGGCTATTGGTGATCAGTCTTTTACACAGCCTTCCAGCCGTTTTATACAGACGGAGTCTTACCTCCGGTTTTCGACGATCAATATCAATTATTCATTCAGTAATGAAATCCTCAAGCGGTATAAGTTGGAGAGGCTAAGGCTGAACTTCTCCATGAACGATATGTTTCGCTGGAGCACGGTACGCATGGAACGGGGTATAAGCTATCCCTATGCCCGTGAATTTAATTTTGGTGTAATGGTTCAATTTTAA